Proteins found in one Lepeophtheirus salmonis chromosome 9, UVic_Lsal_1.4, whole genome shotgun sequence genomic segment:
- the LOC121123922 gene encoding uncharacterized protein isoform X2 has product MSLYLSTASSSSTSSASASFSHHLLPTSSKSSMTLASDSPHGEDTPEVGSEHGVVRSLESDEEDLPPMEEDDDESEEDRLPPPPPLDDDDDSMDYDERLLLREDNESNDNESLKNNSLCSSVGSSRVNKRKNFRPRNIVYNHNQNSSSNPEDEDDGVEEEESPLNLSSYMNFNKSLLPRKLEEGSPESKDLGGVPAVSIAGGLPMDLSKPSLSSEHQAQKLSLVSRDVLYGGGGNSTPPQLGGLLPPPSGTNPFSGVGVGGVDAMKEAFQEILKLYGVPPELAELIAKNAQNFSGNNNNSGSGVSAHTTPSSQPLISSSGESNNRPLQVPPTFPGGLLSNALLSLSSNNSSRVTLPGGGASHHPPTPPRTPKSSDQSRFSLSSSSAVDPSCSSSKTPPHPFLSLASLNESSCSSSPSALSPRLSMPSQQQPCLSTHLLAGILPGSKTSSADYTRYFKRFSSASDCGSSSCKDLNYREHFHCTVFMCRNRVFAKKEEMIRHAKWHQKLDEAYKYGFRRVTPMDDCTDQFPGCQHNRKQTHYHCIQSESCDKCYISTSDVQMHFNYHRKDNAIQREGFLRYRGHEDCNSPICPFRSQKTTHFHCNRLGCQFIFKNKADMEKHKSYHMKDEQMNEDGFRKYTKQDPCGYSECIYSSKTNHIHCIREGCGYVLNSSGELLTHKRKHERRDASFLKNLKGSLSSHPPPPSYSPFRGDSTLSAAAVASSYISRDANAPPPNVFPPTDMLKDRIPEDAWRNYLLHFEASEICGFQNCDMEESEHYHCKDEGCESIFRSDDGVKDHGRSHYLQDQVSDAFFTRGDPIDLDEEEEDYRENEEKRVLFCPEKCINKILHFHCKWDNCNEIIFNSESPFKRLEHYKIHEYTRKWNLNKVEPISMTQTTNVDTMFKRKRGRPPKNRVVEIPGNGMGGLDNSPQAVFTSFKLPKPGQHLQASSISPITIPHHHQQTTTPTTNINAINNNHSHHHHLSPLSSEALSKLSSAASNSLKTLSAPLGGLPAMASQLIGSPDSPGSSSLAKSPSDPEGMNRDDTASPKGLIKSKGTYYPLTAFPTSMPQGPVIRQDLSPPRNEPSNEETSPPVSLKSKFGVNFMVSFGRQDQGGSGSTHPTESALAKLLQASKDIVGDISAHPLFGPEPEEESCGRPFCKLKRRPHYHCNFCNQGFTERDKLEVHLKKHTAENAKPSIASILQETKQPLPQEALVPKELIVAPSSPPCSSPPASNNIISSSNASHSNPLASSPVPKSSTSPLPFNFPNFLRSSFGSTPPPSLSNSTSTTPSSFPSFLPPNMMLPGFPSFGGDTNSPTGTKSKLPSYDPVQHPLTHLPPNIAEARKRSRSPPSARCLDEEEAKKLRVQAASMKTNKDEPVPEGYMRFRRSFRFNEDCGFEFCNYREHQTHFHCMRKDCNYRFCDKTRFVQHTARHERLDSLCGDEFEGFRGVTCGRDVCEYNIVNMKIVPMIGDTQKSSSHFHCLKCDYYCTDTNKVVAHRRQHQKLDSIMSAGFEKYSPSQFCSFEDGSSQISPSQRLNLLLQSGFLGSGIMGIGGRWKQQQSREGDVFGNNNNSLTEPASLFLGNPSENTPSSSSMGHHSPS; this is encoded by the exons ATGTCCTTATATTTGAGTACAGCCTCATCGTCCTCCACTTCCTCTGCTTCAGCCTCCTTCAGTCATCATCTACTCCCCACATCCTCAAAGAGCAGCATGACCCTTGCATCAGATTCCCCTCATGGAGAGGATACACCAGAAGTAGGGAGTGAACATGGTGTTGTCCGATCTCTGGAGTCTGATGAAGAAGATCTCCCTCCTATGGAAGAGGACGACGATGAGTCCGAAGAGGATCGTCTACCCCCACCTCCGCCTCTGGATGATGACGACGACTCCATGGACTATGATGAGAGACTTCTTCTTCGTGAGGACAACGAGTCCAATGACAATGAATCCCTCAAAAACAATTCTCTCTGTTCCTCTGTTGGGAGCTCTCGTGTTAATAAGCGGAAAAACTTTAGACCTCGAAACATTGTGTATAACCACAATCAGAATAGTTCCTCGAATCCCGAAGACGAAGACGACGGAGTCGAAGAAGAAGAGAGCCCTCTAAATCTGAGCAGCTACATGAACTTTAACAAGTCGCTTCTACCTCGCAAATTAGAAGAGGGATCTCCGGAGAGCAAGGATCTTGGAGGAGTTCCTGCCGTATCCATTGCCGGCGGCTTACCCATGGATCTCTCCAAGCCTTCTCTCTCTAGTGAACATCAGGCACAAAAACTCTCCCTTGTGAGCCGTGACGTCCTTTATGGGGGAGGAGGAAACTCTACTCCTCCTCAACTTGGGGGTCTCCTTCCACCTCCTTCGGGGACTAATCCTTTTTCAGGTGTCGGTGTAGGGGGAGTTGATGCCATGAAGGAAGCCTTTCAAGAAATCCTTAAACTCTATGGGGTTCCTCCAGAATTGGCTGAACTCATTGcgaaaaatgctcaaaatttcTCAG GTAATAACAACAATAGCGGCTCTGGAGTGTCCGCTCACACAACCCCCTCTTCACAACCCCTCATCTCATCCTCTGGAGAGAGCAATAACAGGCCTCTCCAAGTTCCCCCTACCTTTCCTGGAGGCCTTTTATCCAATGCATTACTCAGTCTGAGTAGTAATAACAGCTCAAGGGTCACACTCCCAGGAGGAGGAGCCTCTCATCATCCTCCAACCCCTCCTAGAACCCCCAAATCATCTGATCAATCCCGTTTTTCCCTCTCATCCTCCTCTGCGGTTGATCCTTCGTGCTCTTCTTCCAAGACACCCCCTCACCCCTTCCTCTCCCTTGCATCCCTCAATGAGTCCTCTTGTTCCTCCTCCCCATCAGCCCTCTCTCCCCGTCTCTCAATGCCATCTCAACAACAGCCATGTCTCTCAACCCATCTACTTGCTGGGATCCTCCCAGGAAGCAAAACCTCATCCGCAGACTATACTCGCTATTTCAAGCGATTCTCTTCTGCATCCGACTGTGGCTCAAGTAGCTGCAAGGATCTCAATTACAGAGAACACTTTCACTGCACCGTCTTTATGTGTCGCAATCGA GTCTTTGCAAAGAAGGAGGAAATGATCCGACATGCCAAATGGCATCAAAAACTGGATGAAGCCTACAAATATGGTTTCCGTCGAGTGACGCCCATGGATGACTGTACAGATCAGTTCCCTGGCTGTCAACACAATCGTAAGCAAACCCATTATCATTGCATCCAATCCGAGTCCTGCGACAAATGCTACATCTCTACGTCTGATGTTCAAATGCATTTCAACTATCATCGCAAAGACAATGCAATTCAGAGAGAGGGATTTCTTCGCTATCGGGGACATGAGGACTGTAACTCTCCTATTTGTCCCTTTCGATCTCAGAAAACCACTCATTTTCATTGTAATCGCCTCGgctgtcaatttatttttaagaacaagGCTGACATGGAGAAGCACAAAAGCTATCATATGAAGGACGAACAGATGAACGAGGATGGATTTCGAAAATACACAAAACAGGATCCCTGTGGCTACTCAGAGTGTATCTATTCCAGCAAAACCAATCATATTCATTGTATTCGAGAGGGATGTGGGTATGTCCTCAACTCTAGTGGGGAGCTCCTTACTCACAAGAGAAAGCATGAGCGGAGAGACGCCTCCTTCCTCAA GAATTTAAAAGGCTCCTTATCATCCCACCCGCCTCCTCCTTCCTATTCTCCCTTCAGAGGGGACTCAACCCTCTCCGCTGCCGCAGTTGCCTCTTCATATATCTCAAGGGATGCCAATGCACCTCCTCCAAATGTATTTCCACCCACTGACATGCTCAAAGACAGA ATTCCTGAGGATGCCTGGCGCAATTATCTCCTACATTTCGAGGCCTCTGAGATCTGTGGCTTCCAAAACTGTGACATGGAAGAGTCAGAGCATTATCATTGCAAAGATGAGGGCTGTGAATCCATTTTCCGAAGCGATGACGGAGTCAAAGACCATGGTCGAAGTCATTATCTACAAGATCAGGTCTCTGATGCCTTTTTCACCCGTGGGGATCCCATTGATCTGGATGAAGAAGAGGAAGACTATAGGGAAAATGAAGAGAAGCGTGTTTTATTCTGTCCCGAGAAATGTATCaataaaatacttcattttcaTTGCAAATGG GACAATTGCAACGAAATCATTTTCAATAGCGAGTCTCCCTTTAAACGCTTAGAGCACTACAAAATCCACGAGTATACTCGTAAATGGAATTTAAATAAAGTCGAGCCCATCTCCATGACCCAAACCACAAACGTGGATACCATGTTTAAAAGAAAGCGGGGACGTCCCCCCAAGAATCGCGTTGTGGAG ATCCCTGGAAATGGAATGGGTGGCTTGGACAACTCACCCCAAGCTGTATTCACCAGCTTCAAACTTCCTAAGCCGGGACAACACCTTCAAGCCTCCTCCATATCCCCAATCACCATTCCTCACCACCATCAACAAACAACTACTCCCACCACCAACATCAATGCTATCAATAATAATCACTCTCACCATCATCACCTTAGTCCACTCTCCAGTGAAGCTCTCTCTAAATTGTCATCTGCTGCTTCAAACTCTCTCAAAACTCTTTCAGCCCCTCTTGGAGGCCTTCCTGCCATGGCTAGTCAATTGATTGGATCTCCGGACTCGCCTGGATCTTCCTCTCTGGCAAAATCACCATCTGACCCTGAAGGAATGAATAGGGATGACACAGCATCTCCTAAAGGACTCATCAAGTCCAAGGGAACTTACTATCCACTTACTGCCTTCCCTACGTCGATGCCCCAAGGCCCAGTTATTCGTCAGGACTTGAGTCCACCCCGAAATGAACCCTCCA atgaggAAACGAGTCCCCCTGTGAGTTTAAAGTCAAAGTTTGGAGTTAATTTTATGGTTTCATTTGGCCGTCAAGACCAGGGCGGCTCTGGAAGTACACATCCTACCGAGAGTGCGCTTGCAAAACTTTTGCAGGCAAGCAAAGACATAGTTGGAGACATCTCTGCTCATCCTCTCTTTGGACCTGAGCCAGAAGAAGAATCTTGTGGTCGACCTTTCTGCAAACTCAAACGTCGGCCTCACTATCACTGTAATTTCTGTAATCAG GGTTTCACGGAGAGAGATAAATTGGAGGTTCATCTCAAGAAACACACAGCTGAAAATGCAAAGCCCTCCATTGCTTCTATCCTTCAAGAAACAAAGCAACCTCTTCCTCAAGAGGCACTTGTTCCCAAGGAATTGATTGTTGCTCCAAGCAGTCCTCCCTGTAGTTCACCTCCAGCCTCAAACAACATTATCAGTAGCAGCAATGCCTCTCATAGCAATCCCTTGGCCAGTAGTCCTGTTCCAAAGTCCAGCACATCTCCACTACCCTTCAATTTTCCAAACTTTCTCCGCTCCTCTTTTGGATCCACGCCCCCTCCCTCACTCTCCAATTCAACTTCAACCACTCCATCGAGCTTTCCTTCCTTTCTCCCTCCTAACATGATGCTCCCAGGATTTCCGTCATTTGGAGGAGACACCAACTCTCCAACGGGAACCAAGTCCAAACTACCCTCCTATGATCCCGTTCAACATCCTTTGACCCATCTCCCTCCCAACATTGCAGAAGCACGTAAACGATCTCGTAGTCCACCTAGTGCTCGTTGTCTCGATGAAGAAGAGGCCAAGAAACTTCGGGTACAAGCCGCTTCCatgaaaacaaataaagatGAACCCGTTCCCGAGGGCTACATGCGCTTTAG ACGATCCTTTCGCTTCAACGAGGACTGCGGGTTTGAGTTTTGCAATTATCGCGAGCATCAAACCCATTTCCATTGCATGAGAAAGGATTGCAATTATCGTTTCTGCGACAAAACCCGATTTGTGCAACACACGGCTCGACATGAAAGACTGGATTCCCTTTGTGGTGACGAATTTGAGGGCTTCAGAGGTGTGACCTGCGGACGGGATGTCTGTGAATACAACATTGTCAACATGAAGA TCGTGCCGATGATTGGGGATACTCAAAAGAGCTCAAGTCATTTCCATTGCCTCAAATGCGATTACTACTGTACGGATACAAACAAAGTCGTGGCTCATCGCCGTCAACATCAAAAGCTGGACTCCATCATGTCAGCAGGATTCGAGAAATATTCTCCAAGTCAATTCTGCTCATTTGAAG ATGGAAGCTCACAAATATCGCCATCTCAACGATTAAACCTCCTTTTACAAAGTGGATTTCTAGGGTCTGGAATTATGGGTATTGGTGGGAGATGGAAGCAACAGCAGTCGAGGGAAGGAGATGTCTTtggaaataacaataattcacTCACGGAACCGGCCTCCTTATTTCTGGGGAATCCCTCGGAAAATACTCCTTCCTCGTCATCAATGGGACATCATTCTCCATCTTAA
- the LOC121123922 gene encoding uncharacterized protein isoform X1, with product MSLYLSTASSSSTSSASASFSHHLLPTSSKSSMTLASDSPHGEDTPEVGSEHGVVRSLESDEEDLPPMEEDDDESEEDRLPPPPPLDDDDDSMDYDERLLLREDNESNDNESLKNNSLCSSVGSSRVNKRKNFRPRNIVYNHNQNSSSNPEDEDDGVEEEESPLNLSSYMNFNKSLLPRKLEEGSPESKDLGGVPAVSIAGGLPMDLSKPSLSSEHQAQKLSLVSRDVLYGGGGNSTPPQLGGLLPPPSGTNPFSGVGVGGVDAMKEAFQEILKLYGVPPELAELIAKNAQNFSGNNNNSGSGVSAHTTPSSQPLISSSGESNNRPLQVPPTFPGGLLSNALLSLSSNNSSRVTLPGGGASHHPPTPPRTPKSSDQSRFSLSSSSAVDPSCSSSKTPPHPFLSLASLNESSCSSSPSALSPRLSMPSQQQPCLSTHLLAGILPGSKTSSADYTRYFKRFSSASDCGSSSCKDLNYREHFHCTVFMCRNRVFAKKEEMIRHAKWHQKLDEAYKYGFRRVTPMDDCTDQFPGCQHNRKQTHYHCIQSESCDKCYISTSDVQMHFNYHRKDNAIQREGFLRYRGHEDCNSPICPFRSQKTTHFHCNRLGCQFIFKNKADMEKHKSYHMKDEQMNEDGFRKYTKQDPCGYSECIYSSKTNHIHCIREGCGYVLNSSGELLTHKRKHERRDASFLKNLKGSLSSHPPPPSYSPFRGDSTLSAAAVASSYISRDANAPPPNVFPPTDMLKDRIPEDAWRNYLLHFEASEICGFQNCDMEESEHYHCKDEGCESIFRSDDGVKDHGRSHYLQDQVSDAFFTRGDPIDLDEEEEDYRENEEKRVLFCPEKCINKILHFHCKWDNCNEIIFNSESPFKRLEHYKIHEYTRKWNLNKVEPISMTQTTNVDTMFKRKRGRPPKNRVVEVWNENIPGNGMGGLDNSPQAVFTSFKLPKPGQHLQASSISPITIPHHHQQTTTPTTNINAINNNHSHHHHLSPLSSEALSKLSSAASNSLKTLSAPLGGLPAMASQLIGSPDSPGSSSLAKSPSDPEGMNRDDTASPKGLIKSKGTYYPLTAFPTSMPQGPVIRQDLSPPRNEPSNEETSPPVSLKSKFGVNFMVSFGRQDQGGSGSTHPTESALAKLLQASKDIVGDISAHPLFGPEPEEESCGRPFCKLKRRPHYHCNFCNQGFTERDKLEVHLKKHTAENAKPSIASILQETKQPLPQEALVPKELIVAPSSPPCSSPPASNNIISSSNASHSNPLASSPVPKSSTSPLPFNFPNFLRSSFGSTPPPSLSNSTSTTPSSFPSFLPPNMMLPGFPSFGGDTNSPTGTKSKLPSYDPVQHPLTHLPPNIAEARKRSRSPPSARCLDEEEAKKLRVQAASMKTNKDEPVPEGYMRFRRSFRFNEDCGFEFCNYREHQTHFHCMRKDCNYRFCDKTRFVQHTARHERLDSLCGDEFEGFRGVTCGRDVCEYNIVNMKIVPMIGDTQKSSSHFHCLKCDYYCTDTNKVVAHRRQHQKLDSIMSAGFEKYSPSQFCSFEDGSSQISPSQRLNLLLQSGFLGSGIMGIGGRWKQQQSREGDVFGNNNNSLTEPASLFLGNPSENTPSSSSMGHHSPS from the exons ATGTCCTTATATTTGAGTACAGCCTCATCGTCCTCCACTTCCTCTGCTTCAGCCTCCTTCAGTCATCATCTACTCCCCACATCCTCAAAGAGCAGCATGACCCTTGCATCAGATTCCCCTCATGGAGAGGATACACCAGAAGTAGGGAGTGAACATGGTGTTGTCCGATCTCTGGAGTCTGATGAAGAAGATCTCCCTCCTATGGAAGAGGACGACGATGAGTCCGAAGAGGATCGTCTACCCCCACCTCCGCCTCTGGATGATGACGACGACTCCATGGACTATGATGAGAGACTTCTTCTTCGTGAGGACAACGAGTCCAATGACAATGAATCCCTCAAAAACAATTCTCTCTGTTCCTCTGTTGGGAGCTCTCGTGTTAATAAGCGGAAAAACTTTAGACCTCGAAACATTGTGTATAACCACAATCAGAATAGTTCCTCGAATCCCGAAGACGAAGACGACGGAGTCGAAGAAGAAGAGAGCCCTCTAAATCTGAGCAGCTACATGAACTTTAACAAGTCGCTTCTACCTCGCAAATTAGAAGAGGGATCTCCGGAGAGCAAGGATCTTGGAGGAGTTCCTGCCGTATCCATTGCCGGCGGCTTACCCATGGATCTCTCCAAGCCTTCTCTCTCTAGTGAACATCAGGCACAAAAACTCTCCCTTGTGAGCCGTGACGTCCTTTATGGGGGAGGAGGAAACTCTACTCCTCCTCAACTTGGGGGTCTCCTTCCACCTCCTTCGGGGACTAATCCTTTTTCAGGTGTCGGTGTAGGGGGAGTTGATGCCATGAAGGAAGCCTTTCAAGAAATCCTTAAACTCTATGGGGTTCCTCCAGAATTGGCTGAACTCATTGcgaaaaatgctcaaaatttcTCAG GTAATAACAACAATAGCGGCTCTGGAGTGTCCGCTCACACAACCCCCTCTTCACAACCCCTCATCTCATCCTCTGGAGAGAGCAATAACAGGCCTCTCCAAGTTCCCCCTACCTTTCCTGGAGGCCTTTTATCCAATGCATTACTCAGTCTGAGTAGTAATAACAGCTCAAGGGTCACACTCCCAGGAGGAGGAGCCTCTCATCATCCTCCAACCCCTCCTAGAACCCCCAAATCATCTGATCAATCCCGTTTTTCCCTCTCATCCTCCTCTGCGGTTGATCCTTCGTGCTCTTCTTCCAAGACACCCCCTCACCCCTTCCTCTCCCTTGCATCCCTCAATGAGTCCTCTTGTTCCTCCTCCCCATCAGCCCTCTCTCCCCGTCTCTCAATGCCATCTCAACAACAGCCATGTCTCTCAACCCATCTACTTGCTGGGATCCTCCCAGGAAGCAAAACCTCATCCGCAGACTATACTCGCTATTTCAAGCGATTCTCTTCTGCATCCGACTGTGGCTCAAGTAGCTGCAAGGATCTCAATTACAGAGAACACTTTCACTGCACCGTCTTTATGTGTCGCAATCGA GTCTTTGCAAAGAAGGAGGAAATGATCCGACATGCCAAATGGCATCAAAAACTGGATGAAGCCTACAAATATGGTTTCCGTCGAGTGACGCCCATGGATGACTGTACAGATCAGTTCCCTGGCTGTCAACACAATCGTAAGCAAACCCATTATCATTGCATCCAATCCGAGTCCTGCGACAAATGCTACATCTCTACGTCTGATGTTCAAATGCATTTCAACTATCATCGCAAAGACAATGCAATTCAGAGAGAGGGATTTCTTCGCTATCGGGGACATGAGGACTGTAACTCTCCTATTTGTCCCTTTCGATCTCAGAAAACCACTCATTTTCATTGTAATCGCCTCGgctgtcaatttatttttaagaacaagGCTGACATGGAGAAGCACAAAAGCTATCATATGAAGGACGAACAGATGAACGAGGATGGATTTCGAAAATACACAAAACAGGATCCCTGTGGCTACTCAGAGTGTATCTATTCCAGCAAAACCAATCATATTCATTGTATTCGAGAGGGATGTGGGTATGTCCTCAACTCTAGTGGGGAGCTCCTTACTCACAAGAGAAAGCATGAGCGGAGAGACGCCTCCTTCCTCAA GAATTTAAAAGGCTCCTTATCATCCCACCCGCCTCCTCCTTCCTATTCTCCCTTCAGAGGGGACTCAACCCTCTCCGCTGCCGCAGTTGCCTCTTCATATATCTCAAGGGATGCCAATGCACCTCCTCCAAATGTATTTCCACCCACTGACATGCTCAAAGACAGA ATTCCTGAGGATGCCTGGCGCAATTATCTCCTACATTTCGAGGCCTCTGAGATCTGTGGCTTCCAAAACTGTGACATGGAAGAGTCAGAGCATTATCATTGCAAAGATGAGGGCTGTGAATCCATTTTCCGAAGCGATGACGGAGTCAAAGACCATGGTCGAAGTCATTATCTACAAGATCAGGTCTCTGATGCCTTTTTCACCCGTGGGGATCCCATTGATCTGGATGAAGAAGAGGAAGACTATAGGGAAAATGAAGAGAAGCGTGTTTTATTCTGTCCCGAGAAATGTATCaataaaatacttcattttcaTTGCAAATGG GACAATTGCAACGAAATCATTTTCAATAGCGAGTCTCCCTTTAAACGCTTAGAGCACTACAAAATCCACGAGTATACTCGTAAATGGAATTTAAATAAAGTCGAGCCCATCTCCATGACCCAAACCACAAACGTGGATACCATGTTTAAAAGAAAGCGGGGACGTCCCCCCAAGAATCGCGTTGTGGAG GTCTGGAATGAAAAT ATCCCTGGAAATGGAATGGGTGGCTTGGACAACTCACCCCAAGCTGTATTCACCAGCTTCAAACTTCCTAAGCCGGGACAACACCTTCAAGCCTCCTCCATATCCCCAATCACCATTCCTCACCACCATCAACAAACAACTACTCCCACCACCAACATCAATGCTATCAATAATAATCACTCTCACCATCATCACCTTAGTCCACTCTCCAGTGAAGCTCTCTCTAAATTGTCATCTGCTGCTTCAAACTCTCTCAAAACTCTTTCAGCCCCTCTTGGAGGCCTTCCTGCCATGGCTAGTCAATTGATTGGATCTCCGGACTCGCCTGGATCTTCCTCTCTGGCAAAATCACCATCTGACCCTGAAGGAATGAATAGGGATGACACAGCATCTCCTAAAGGACTCATCAAGTCCAAGGGAACTTACTATCCACTTACTGCCTTCCCTACGTCGATGCCCCAAGGCCCAGTTATTCGTCAGGACTTGAGTCCACCCCGAAATGAACCCTCCA atgaggAAACGAGTCCCCCTGTGAGTTTAAAGTCAAAGTTTGGAGTTAATTTTATGGTTTCATTTGGCCGTCAAGACCAGGGCGGCTCTGGAAGTACACATCCTACCGAGAGTGCGCTTGCAAAACTTTTGCAGGCAAGCAAAGACATAGTTGGAGACATCTCTGCTCATCCTCTCTTTGGACCTGAGCCAGAAGAAGAATCTTGTGGTCGACCTTTCTGCAAACTCAAACGTCGGCCTCACTATCACTGTAATTTCTGTAATCAG GGTTTCACGGAGAGAGATAAATTGGAGGTTCATCTCAAGAAACACACAGCTGAAAATGCAAAGCCCTCCATTGCTTCTATCCTTCAAGAAACAAAGCAACCTCTTCCTCAAGAGGCACTTGTTCCCAAGGAATTGATTGTTGCTCCAAGCAGTCCTCCCTGTAGTTCACCTCCAGCCTCAAACAACATTATCAGTAGCAGCAATGCCTCTCATAGCAATCCCTTGGCCAGTAGTCCTGTTCCAAAGTCCAGCACATCTCCACTACCCTTCAATTTTCCAAACTTTCTCCGCTCCTCTTTTGGATCCACGCCCCCTCCCTCACTCTCCAATTCAACTTCAACCACTCCATCGAGCTTTCCTTCCTTTCTCCCTCCTAACATGATGCTCCCAGGATTTCCGTCATTTGGAGGAGACACCAACTCTCCAACGGGAACCAAGTCCAAACTACCCTCCTATGATCCCGTTCAACATCCTTTGACCCATCTCCCTCCCAACATTGCAGAAGCACGTAAACGATCTCGTAGTCCACCTAGTGCTCGTTGTCTCGATGAAGAAGAGGCCAAGAAACTTCGGGTACAAGCCGCTTCCatgaaaacaaataaagatGAACCCGTTCCCGAGGGCTACATGCGCTTTAG ACGATCCTTTCGCTTCAACGAGGACTGCGGGTTTGAGTTTTGCAATTATCGCGAGCATCAAACCCATTTCCATTGCATGAGAAAGGATTGCAATTATCGTTTCTGCGACAAAACCCGATTTGTGCAACACACGGCTCGACATGAAAGACTGGATTCCCTTTGTGGTGACGAATTTGAGGGCTTCAGAGGTGTGACCTGCGGACGGGATGTCTGTGAATACAACATTGTCAACATGAAGA TCGTGCCGATGATTGGGGATACTCAAAAGAGCTCAAGTCATTTCCATTGCCTCAAATGCGATTACTACTGTACGGATACAAACAAAGTCGTGGCTCATCGCCGTCAACATCAAAAGCTGGACTCCATCATGTCAGCAGGATTCGAGAAATATTCTCCAAGTCAATTCTGCTCATTTGAAG ATGGAAGCTCACAAATATCGCCATCTCAACGATTAAACCTCCTTTTACAAAGTGGATTTCTAGGGTCTGGAATTATGGGTATTGGTGGGAGATGGAAGCAACAGCAGTCGAGGGAAGGAGATGTCTTtggaaataacaataattcacTCACGGAACCGGCCTCCTTATTTCTGGGGAATCCCTCGGAAAATACTCCTTCCTCGTCATCAATGGGACATCATTCTCCATCTTAA